Below is a genomic region from Miniphocaeibacter halophilus.
GGATAAAAAAATAGAAGAAGAAATCTTAAAGATAAGAGAAGACCATGAAAACTTTGGATATAGAAGAATTTATGGTGAACTTAAAAAATTAGGATTTAAGATAAATAAGAAGAAGGTGCAAAGACTTGTACAAAAACTTGTACAAAAACTTAAACTTCAAGTAATGTCATTTACTAGAAAAAGTAGAAAATATAGTTCATACAAAGGTAAAGTTGGTAAAATAGCAAAAAACAAACTAAATAGACGATTTAACACCAGTGTAATACATCAAAAAATCACAACAGATACAACGGAATTTAAATACTATGAGCGTGATAAAAATGGCAATCTTCAAATTAAAAAGTTGTATTTTGATCCATTTATGGATTTATGTAACCTGGAAATATTAAGTTATGGAATATCTGAAAAACCATCAGCAGAGAGTATAATGGCTTCCTTAAAAGAAACTATTAAAATAACGTCTGATTGTAAATACAGAAGGACTTTTCATTCAGATCAAGGTTGGGCGTATCAGATGAAGGCCTATGTAAAAGAGCTAAGGTAAAACAGAATAATGCAAAGTATGTCTAGAAAAGGTAATTGTTTAGACAACTCACCAATAGAAAATTTCTTTGGAATAATGAAGCAAGAAATGTATTATGGAAAAATATATTATAGTTATGAGGAATTGGAAACAGCAATAAGAAAATATATAAAATACTATAATGAACTAAGGATAAAAGAAAGATTTGGATGGTTAAGTCCAGTAGAATATAGAAAACAATTATCTGTAGCATAGCTATGGTATTATTTTGAAAGCCATATATCAAGAGTCGCTTCGCTTTTGCTCTTGACATAAGTCTTTCAAAATAATTAAATAAAATTAGCTACAGTATAATATAAAAAACCAGAGCAAAAAATCTGCTCTGGAAAAAGTCCAACTTTTTGGGGTCACCTTAAATTGTATTTTTTGAAAAATTTATTTAGATTGTTCTACTGCATTTTTTACAGCTTCCTTTATACCTTCGCTAGTTAATGTTGCACCTGTTACAGTATCGACATCATATGAATTATTTCTTATTATTTCTTCCTTGATTTTTTCATAACATGCTTCAACAAATTCTATATTGTCTTCATATTCAACTAGTTCAATATCCGATATTTCACCTTCTGAGTTAATTGTAACAGAAACCTTTAAATCTCCGTTTCTCCCTTTTCCTGTAGCTTCATAAGTACCTGCCTTACTAATTTTATTACAAGAAGTTAAAAAAAATAGAGTTCCTATTAAA
It encodes:
- a CDS encoding FMN-binding protein; this translates as MMKKIFAFILIGTLFFLTSCNKISKAGTYEATGKGRNGDLKVSVTINSEGEISDIELVEYEDNIEFVEACYEKIKEEIIRNNSYDVDTVTGATLTSEGIKEAVKNAVEQSK